A window from Brucella sp. BE17 encodes these proteins:
- a CDS encoding EamA family transporter has protein sequence MTHKTRMAKELLLLLFLSGLWGASYSFIKIGVETIPPITLIAARTLIASAILVFVLYMRGLKLPRDGLIWRRFAFQACLNSVLPFTLIAWAERTVDAGLATILNAASPIFTFLLTLLLTRHEAVTSRKLFGVVVGAMGICLIVGMEAFTGVGKDAGAQLAILVATVCYAGAAIFGRNFAGMDPMIPAAGSLFCGTMILIPASIVFDHPWSLVPSPRSLSALLALSVFSTALALVIYFRLVQTLGAIGTTAQAYLRVPIGVTIGVLFLGETLTLTAWLGLACVVAGVIAMTLPARNKAKEL, from the coding sequence ATGACTCACAAGACGAGAATGGCGAAGGAACTATTGCTGCTTTTGTTCCTTTCGGGGCTTTGGGGCGCGTCCTACAGTTTTATTAAAATCGGCGTGGAGACCATTCCGCCAATCACGCTGATTGCCGCCAGAACCCTTATTGCGTCGGCTATCCTTGTTTTCGTTCTTTATATGCGCGGTTTGAAATTGCCGCGAGACGGCTTGATATGGAGACGCTTTGCATTTCAGGCCTGTCTCAACAGTGTGCTGCCTTTTACGTTGATTGCCTGGGCTGAGCGCACGGTCGATGCGGGACTTGCGACTATTTTGAACGCAGCCTCTCCGATCTTCACGTTTTTGCTTACACTTCTGCTGACACGGCACGAGGCCGTCACGAGCCGCAAACTCTTCGGTGTGGTTGTTGGAGCTATGGGCATATGCCTCATCGTCGGCATGGAAGCGTTTACAGGCGTCGGAAAGGATGCAGGAGCACAGCTCGCCATTCTTGTAGCAACCGTTTGTTATGCGGGAGCGGCTATTTTCGGCAGGAATTTCGCGGGTATGGACCCGATGATCCCAGCCGCCGGATCTCTGTTCTGTGGAACAATGATACTCATTCCAGCCAGCATTGTTTTCGACCATCCCTGGTCGTTGGTGCCAAGCCCGCGTTCGCTCTCGGCCCTCCTCGCCCTGTCCGTTTTTTCAACGGCGCTGGCGCTGGTCATCTATTTCCGGCTTGTACAAACACTCGGGGCGATCGGCACAACGGCGCAAGCCTATCTTCGGGTGCCGATCGGTGTAACTATCGGGGTCTTATTCCTTGGTGAAACATTGACTTTAACCGCATGGCTTGGACTGGCCTGCGTGGTAGCGGGCGTTATCGCCATGACGCTTCCTGCCAGGAACAAGGCAAAGGAATTATGA
- a CDS encoding helix-turn-helix transcriptional regulator, producing MANIVSGNTIAEVASLIGDAARANMLSALMGGQALTAGELARYAGVTPQTTSAHLAKLTQAKLVSVEKQGRHRYYRIASSEVAEAVHALMTLAATGPKRYHPVGPKDQALRLARTCYDHMAGRLAVALADGLAEKHYVLLCDGAGLVTDEGRRFFCDFGLELENATRGKRPLCRTCLDWSERRRHLAGWLGAALLDRSLALGWVSRMSENRALRLTRSGETGFLRLFELSPDWRSPTLEMSDSS from the coding sequence ATGGCAAATATCGTTTCTGGGAATACCATTGCCGAGGTTGCAAGCCTTATCGGTGATGCAGCACGCGCAAACATGCTTTCAGCGCTAATGGGCGGACAGGCTCTGACTGCGGGAGAACTGGCGCGCTATGCTGGCGTGACGCCCCAGACAACGAGCGCACATCTTGCAAAGCTTACGCAAGCAAAACTGGTTAGCGTCGAAAAACAGGGGCGCCACCGCTATTATCGCATTGCTTCATCCGAAGTTGCAGAGGCGGTTCATGCACTTATGACGTTAGCCGCAACAGGACCCAAGCGTTATCATCCGGTTGGACCGAAAGACCAAGCCTTGCGGCTTGCGCGCACCTGTTACGATCACATGGCAGGGCGCCTCGCTGTAGCCCTTGCGGATGGGCTGGCAGAAAAACACTATGTTCTGCTTTGTGACGGCGCAGGGCTTGTTACGGATGAGGGACGACGGTTTTTCTGTGATTTTGGTCTTGAACTGGAGAATGCCACACGCGGCAAACGGCCGCTGTGCCGGACCTGCCTCGATTGGAGCGAGCGGCGGCGCCATTTAGCCGGATGGCTGGGGGCCGCCTTGCTTGATCGCTCACTCGCTCTGGGCTGGGTCAGTCGTATGAGCGAAAATCGCGCGTTGCGCCTCACACGAAGCGGAGAGACAGGGTTTTTACGTCTATTCGAGCTTTCGCCCGATTGGCGGTCTCCCACGCTTGAAATGTCGGATAGCTCATAA
- the mazG gene encoding nucleoside triphosphate pyrophosphohydrolase, producing the protein MKPSRNIDRLLEIMRSLRDPQTGCPWDVKQDFRSIVPYTLEETYEVLDAIERDDMDDLCEELGDLLLQVVFHARMAEEQGSFDFGDVVQAITHKMIRRHPHVFGDEEARNAGMAKGAWGRIKAQEKAERAERRAKLGLDTNESTGFLDDIPRAFPALLRALKLQQKAAKVGFDWSEAAPILDKIAEETVELKEAMAEGKKTEIQEEYGDLLFAMVNLGRHLELDPEIALIAANDKFRRRFHFIEKALDETGSSLEAANLDEMEDIWIEAKQKGL; encoded by the coding sequence ATGAAACCTTCCCGCAATATCGACCGCCTTCTTGAAATAATGAGGTCACTCCGCGATCCCCAGACCGGTTGCCCGTGGGACGTGAAACAGGATTTCCGCTCAATCGTACCCTATACGCTTGAAGAGACCTATGAAGTTCTCGACGCTATCGAGCGCGATGACATGGACGACTTATGCGAGGAACTGGGCGATTTGCTGCTTCAGGTCGTCTTTCATGCCCGCATGGCGGAAGAACAAGGCAGTTTCGATTTCGGCGATGTAGTGCAGGCGATCACGCACAAGATGATCCGCAGGCACCCGCACGTATTCGGTGATGAAGAAGCCCGAAATGCAGGCATGGCCAAGGGGGCATGGGGCCGCATAAAAGCGCAGGAAAAGGCCGAGCGTGCCGAACGACGCGCAAAGCTTGGTCTTGACACGAATGAAAGTACTGGTTTTCTCGACGACATTCCACGCGCCTTCCCTGCTCTGCTTCGCGCCTTGAAATTGCAGCAGAAGGCGGCGAAAGTCGGTTTCGACTGGAGCGAGGCAGCGCCGATCCTCGACAAGATTGCCGAGGAGACGGTCGAGTTGAAGGAAGCAATGGCTGAAGGCAAAAAAACTGAAATCCAGGAGGAATATGGCGATCTTCTGTTTGCTATGGTCAATCTCGGTCGACATCTGGAACTGGATCCCGAAATCGCACTGATCGCGGCAAATGATAAATTCCGGCGGCGTTTTCACTTCATCGAAAAAGCGCTCGATGAAACCGGCAGCAGCCTTGAGGCGGCAAACCTCGATGAAATGGAAGATATCTGGATCGAGGCCAAGCAAAAGGGTTTATGA
- the galE gene encoding UDP-glucose 4-epimerase GalE, translating into MTILVTGGAGYIGSHTCVQLIEAGHDVVVVDNFDNSNPEALHRIEKIAGRAPIREPGDIRDRSFLEQVITRHKCTGVIHFAGLKAVGESSEKPLHYYDCNVLGTLRLLQAMEATGVKKLVFSSSATVYGDPQKLPITEDQQLSATNPYGRTKLVIEDMLRDLYNGDKSWAIAILRYFNPVGAHESGLIGEDPKGIPNNLMPIIAQVATGRREKLNIWGNDYPTPDGTGVRDYIHVVDLAAGHLKALKKLEDPQCFSVNLGTGQGYSVLDVVKAFEHVSNRQINYEIAPRRPGDVAECYADPAFAKQFLGWSAEKNLREMCQDMWNWQSKNPNGYE; encoded by the coding sequence ATGACAATTCTTGTGACTGGTGGCGCCGGCTATATCGGTTCCCATACCTGCGTCCAGCTGATAGAGGCAGGCCACGATGTGGTGGTGGTCGATAATTTCGACAACTCCAATCCGGAAGCACTGCATCGCATCGAGAAGATCGCCGGGCGCGCGCCCATCCGCGAGCCGGGCGATATTCGTGACCGTAGCTTTCTTGAGCAGGTCATCACGCGCCATAAATGCACCGGTGTGATCCATTTTGCTGGCCTCAAGGCGGTGGGCGAATCAAGTGAAAAGCCGCTGCATTATTATGATTGCAATGTGCTCGGTACGCTCAGGCTTTTGCAGGCCATGGAGGCAACCGGGGTAAAAAAGCTCGTTTTCAGCTCCTCTGCCACCGTTTATGGTGATCCGCAAAAGCTGCCCATCACCGAGGATCAGCAACTTAGCGCCACCAATCCTTACGGCCGCACAAAACTCGTCATAGAGGACATGTTGCGCGATCTCTATAACGGCGACAAGAGCTGGGCCATTGCGATCCTGCGCTATTTCAATCCCGTCGGTGCGCATGAAAGCGGGCTGATTGGCGAAGACCCCAAGGGTATTCCCAACAATCTCATGCCGATCATCGCGCAAGTTGCAACCGGACGCCGTGAAAAGCTCAACATATGGGGCAATGATTATCCCACACCGGACGGTACGGGTGTGCGCGATTATATCCATGTCGTCGATCTGGCAGCAGGCCATCTCAAGGCGTTGAAAAAACTGGAAGATCCGCAATGCTTTTCTGTCAATCTCGGAACGGGGCAGGGATACAGCGTTCTGGATGTCGTCAAGGCGTTTGAGCATGTCTCGAACCGTCAGATCAATTATGAGATTGCACCGCGCCGACCTGGCGATGTGGCCGAATGCTATGCGGACCCGGCCTTTGCCAAACAATTCCTTGGCTGGTCCGCGGAAAAAAACTTACGTGAAATGTGTCAGGATATGTGGAACTGGCAGTCGAAGAATCCGAACGGCTACGAGTGA
- a CDS encoding bile acid:sodium symporter family protein, translated as MRFLPDKFTSMLIVTILLASILPVQGEFATWFALATKIAVGLLFFLHGARLSREAVIAGVTHWRLHLAVLASTFVLFPLLGLLAGWAVPGLAKSAFYTGILYLCVLPSTVQSSIAFTSMAHGNVSAAIVSASASNIFGMFLTPILVGLLLAVNTGGGGISLDALESILLQLLAPFVLGQILQPWIGDFMRRNGRPLSFVDRGSILMVVYLAFSEAIVEGLWRSVSWEDLGMMICIDVLLLVIVLLATWYGSKWLGFNRPDRVTILFCGSKKSLASGAPMANAIFAGASVGSIVLPLMLFHQIQLMACAVIAKKLGSVKEPE; from the coding sequence ATGCGATTTTTGCCGGATAAATTCACGTCCATGCTGATCGTGACGATCCTGCTGGCATCCATATTGCCTGTACAGGGAGAATTCGCCACGTGGTTTGCACTTGCCACCAAGATCGCGGTCGGACTTTTGTTCTTCCTGCATGGAGCACGGCTTTCGCGTGAGGCAGTCATTGCCGGTGTAACGCATTGGCGGCTGCATCTGGCGGTGCTTGCATCGACTTTCGTGCTGTTTCCCTTGCTAGGGCTTCTCGCCGGATGGGCTGTCCCGGGCTTGGCAAAATCAGCATTCTATACCGGGATCCTCTATCTCTGTGTACTCCCTTCCACTGTCCAGTCGTCAATCGCCTTCACCTCGATGGCGCACGGCAATGTCTCGGCGGCAATCGTTTCAGCCTCGGCCTCCAATATTTTTGGCATGTTTCTCACCCCAATTCTGGTGGGTCTACTCTTGGCGGTTAATACCGGAGGAGGGGGTATCTCGCTCGACGCCCTTGAATCAATCCTGCTTCAACTGCTGGCTCCCTTCGTTCTTGGCCAGATATTGCAGCCCTGGATCGGCGACTTCATGCGCAGAAACGGCAGGCCGCTCAGTTTCGTCGACCGTGGATCAATCCTGATGGTAGTCTATCTCGCTTTCAGCGAAGCAATCGTCGAAGGTCTGTGGCGCAGCGTGTCGTGGGAAGACCTTGGCATGATGATCTGCATTGATGTCCTGCTTCTGGTTATTGTTCTGCTTGCAACATGGTATGGTAGCAAATGGTTGGGATTCAATCGCCCCGACCGCGTAACTATCCTGTTTTGCGGCTCGAAAAAGAGCCTTGCCAGTGGTGCGCCAATGGCTAACGCCATATTTGCAGGTGCCAGCGTCGGCAGCATCGTATTGCCGCTGATGCTGTTTCATCAAATACAGTTGATGGCCTGTGCGGTGATTGCCAAAAAACTCGGAAGCGTTAAAGAACCGGAATAA
- a CDS encoding methyltransferase domain-containing protein, producing MSHKDNQSFDEDALAEAYDRALALEKSGDFDAAAKAYEEVLAIDPDDHGGAAVRLASMGRGAVPLKAPDAYVATLFDQHAEMFDTILVDQLGYDVPLQLREILLEIDDSFYRQRMLDLGCGTGLSADALDDLAAHKTGVDISENMIEVAFEKGDYDALFVGEAVRFLESTAEDAWDLIVATDVLPYMGELKRFFAGVAAHLERGGYFGFSSETLDDDRLAGRAFMVGDYQRFAHAQAYVTAQLEAHGMQCLRCENITVRSEQSIPVSGHLYVAHKR from the coding sequence ATGTCTCATAAAGATAATCAGTCATTTGACGAGGATGCGCTCGCGGAGGCTTATGACCGGGCTCTGGCACTGGAAAAATCCGGCGATTTCGATGCTGCTGCAAAGGCCTATGAAGAAGTTCTCGCCATTGATCCAGACGATCACGGTGGTGCGGCAGTGCGACTTGCTAGTATGGGACGCGGCGCGGTACCATTAAAAGCGCCGGACGCTTACGTGGCAACCCTTTTCGATCAGCATGCGGAAATGTTTGACACAATCCTTGTCGACCAGCTCGGTTATGACGTGCCGTTACAGTTGCGCGAAATTTTGCTGGAAATCGACGACAGCTTTTACCGGCAGCGTATGCTCGATCTTGGCTGCGGCACAGGACTTTCCGCTGATGCGCTCGATGATCTGGCGGCGCACAAAACCGGCGTGGATATTTCCGAAAACATGATCGAGGTTGCTTTTGAGAAAGGCGATTACGACGCGCTTTTCGTGGGCGAGGCGGTGCGGTTTCTGGAAAGCACTGCCGAAGACGCATGGGACTTGATCGTTGCAACCGACGTTTTGCCCTATATGGGTGAACTGAAACGTTTCTTTGCCGGTGTGGCAGCGCATCTGGAGCGTGGCGGCTATTTCGGCTTTTCAAGCGAAACTTTGGATGACGACCGGCTTGCTGGCCGCGCCTTCATGGTTGGCGATTATCAACGCTTCGCACACGCGCAGGCTTATGTAACTGCTCAACTGGAGGCGCATGGAATGCAATGCCTGCGCTGTGAGAATATCACTGTGCGTAGCGAACAAAGCATACCAGTATCCGGCCATCTCTATGTTGCGCATAAGCGCTAA
- a CDS encoding BA14K family protein, with protein sequence MKSSFRKMFVGLIGASFLVSAVVPVAAVPMAPSAPLVGNENVQQVRDDRWRRGGGGQWRGNRHRDRWNGPRRGPRHDWNAPRHRNGYWNGHRGYRDYRRGYRRHNDGWWYPLAAFGAGAIMGGAIASPPPQRVYRAPGYSNSHVQWCYSRYRSYRASDNTFQPYNGPRRQCNSPYR encoded by the coding sequence ATGAAGAGCAGCTTCAGAAAGATGTTTGTGGGATTGATTGGTGCGAGCTTCCTTGTCAGCGCCGTGGTTCCTGTAGCAGCCGTGCCAATGGCTCCATCAGCGCCACTTGTCGGCAACGAAAACGTACAGCAGGTACGTGATGATCGTTGGCGGCGCGGCGGCGGCGGTCAATGGCGTGGTAACAGGCACCGTGATCGCTGGAACGGTCCGCGCCGTGGACCGCGTCACGATTGGAACGCTCCTCGCCATCGCAATGGTTATTGGAACGGTCATCGCGGCTATCGTGATTATCGGCGCGGCTATCGCCGGCATAATGATGGCTGGTGGTATCCGCTGGCCGCGTTCGGTGCTGGGGCGATTATGGGTGGCGCAATAGCTTCGCCTCCTCCGCAGCGTGTCTATCGTGCACCCGGCTATAGTAATTCGCACGTTCAGTGGTGCTATAGCCGCTATAGGTCTTATAGGGCCTCGGATAACACGTTCCAGCCCTATAATGGACCGCGCCGCCAGTGCAATTCACCTTATCGCTAA